A stretch of Microbacterium sp. LWH3-1.2 DNA encodes these proteins:
- the gndA gene encoding NADP-dependent phosphogluconate dehydrogenase translates to MSSIDSSGNPSQTNISTDQDQAPDEATQAHEAAPAPEDVERPTPEAGGPASAAAGTANIGVVGLAVMGSNLARNLASREGNTVAVYNRSRSKTDELTQTHPEAEFVPAFSYEEFAASLQKPRAAVIMVKAGRPTDAVIDSLVEVFEPGDIIVDGGNALFTDTIRRERAVRETGINFVGAGISGGEEGALNGPSIMPGGSDESWVTLGPILKSIAAVAEGEPCVTHVGHDGAGHFVKMVHNGIEYADMQLIAEAYDLIRRGTGKSPAEIAEVFAEWNRGELESYLIEITAEVLRQVDAATGRPLVDVILDQAGAKGTGAWTVQTALSLGVPVSGIAEATFARSLSSHPEQREVSRDLPGPEEGLEVDDADAFIEDVRLALYASKIVAYSQGFDEIRAGAAEYDWTIDLGAVSKIWRAGCIIRAQFLNRIADAYDAQPELPVLLTAPYFVEALGRAQGAWRRIVSAAAGAGIPAPAFSSSLSYYDGLRAERLPAALIQGQRDFFGAHTYKRIDKEGTFHTLWSGDRTEIEAEDTH, encoded by the coding sequence GTGTCTTCCATCGATTCTTCCGGCAACCCGAGCCAGACCAACATCTCGACGGATCAGGACCAGGCGCCTGACGAGGCGACGCAGGCGCACGAAGCCGCGCCGGCCCCCGAGGACGTCGAGCGTCCCACTCCCGAGGCCGGAGGTCCGGCGTCTGCTGCTGCCGGGACGGCGAACATCGGCGTCGTGGGTCTCGCGGTGATGGGGTCGAACCTCGCCCGAAACCTGGCCAGCCGCGAGGGCAACACCGTCGCTGTGTACAACCGCAGCCGCTCCAAGACCGACGAGCTGACCCAGACGCACCCCGAGGCGGAGTTCGTCCCCGCGTTCTCGTACGAGGAGTTCGCCGCGTCGCTGCAGAAGCCCCGCGCCGCGGTCATCATGGTCAAGGCCGGCCGCCCCACCGACGCGGTCATCGACTCGCTGGTCGAGGTGTTCGAGCCGGGCGACATCATCGTCGACGGCGGCAACGCGCTGTTCACCGACACGATCCGCCGCGAGAGGGCCGTGCGTGAGACCGGCATCAACTTCGTCGGTGCCGGCATCTCCGGCGGCGAGGAGGGCGCGCTCAACGGTCCGTCGATCATGCCCGGCGGCTCGGACGAGTCGTGGGTCACCCTCGGCCCGATCCTGAAGTCCATCGCCGCGGTCGCCGAGGGCGAGCCGTGCGTCACGCACGTCGGCCACGACGGCGCCGGCCACTTCGTGAAGATGGTGCACAACGGCATCGAGTACGCCGACATGCAGCTCATCGCCGAGGCCTACGACCTGATCCGCCGCGGCACGGGCAAGAGCCCCGCCGAGATCGCCGAGGTCTTCGCCGAGTGGAACCGCGGTGAGCTCGAGTCGTACCTCATCGAGATCACCGCGGAGGTGCTCCGCCAGGTCGACGCCGCCACCGGCCGGCCCCTCGTGGACGTCATCCTGGACCAGGCCGGCGCCAAGGGCACCGGCGCGTGGACCGTGCAGACCGCGCTGTCGCTCGGCGTACCGGTCTCGGGCATCGCCGAGGCGACGTTCGCCCGCTCGCTGTCGAGCCACCCCGAGCAGCGCGAGGTCTCGCGCGACCTGCCCGGGCCCGAGGAGGGGCTGGAGGTCGACGACGCCGACGCCTTCATCGAGGACGTGCGCCTCGCGCTGTACGCCTCGAAGATCGTCGCCTATTCGCAGGGCTTCGACGAGATCCGCGCCGGCGCCGCCGAGTACGACTGGACCATCGACCTCGGCGCCGTGTCGAAGATCTGGCGCGCCGGCTGCATCATCCGCGCGCAGTTCCTCAACCGCATCGCCGACGCCTACGACGCCCAGCCCGAGCTGCCCGTGCTGCTCACCGCGCCGTACTTCGTCGAGGCACTCGGCCGCGCACAGGGCGCGTGGCGCCGGATCGTGTCGGCCGCGGCGGGCGCCGGCATCCCGGCGCCCGCGTTCTCGTCGTCGCTGTCGTACTACGACGGCCTGCGCGCCGAACGCCTGCCCGCCGCCCTCATCCAGGGCCAGCGCGACTTCTTCGGCGCCCACACCTACAAGCGCATCGACAAGGAAGGCACCTTCCACACGCTGTGGTCGGGGGACCGCACCGAGATCGAGGCCGAAGACACTCACTGA
- a CDS encoding FAD-binding oxidoreductase, which yields MSNDDRSAGTVGTVIRPGDSEWESARRFHSGIGSPAAVIRAATVDDVRGALRYASAERLDIMIRCGGHSAWGGVPGGLTLDISALDDIEVAGTRVRVGGGAQWGAVARALAERGLGISSGDTASVGVGGLTLGGGIGWMVRAWGLAADQLAGAQLITARGDVVEVTDASHPELLWALRGGGGNFGVVTRFDFAAHALDGVVHAVYGIDGDARPIIRALRDLMTDAPRELTITYMDVPAMDPSAPAGASITAVWIGTDEEAARRALAPIADAPGVTEREFGVQDYPDVLLEAPEFDPEQPMPGFVGGNTLLPVLDDDAIERLVSFRERHPASVAFLRSLGGAYGDVAQQDSAFPARDATWFAMAGAFDVPGMLDDEARAQVVVEWDAIEAKGSGVYGNFTVSTDASIADRMYPSATMARLATVKREWDPGNVFCRNHNVKPGPNGQAG from the coding sequence ATGAGCAACGACGACCGCAGCGCCGGCACCGTCGGCACCGTCATCCGTCCGGGCGATTCCGAATGGGAATCCGCCCGCCGCTTCCACTCCGGCATCGGCTCGCCCGCCGCCGTCATCCGCGCCGCCACCGTCGACGACGTGCGCGGCGCGCTCCGCTACGCCTCGGCCGAGAGGCTCGACATCATGATCCGCTGCGGCGGTCACAGCGCCTGGGGCGGGGTGCCCGGCGGCCTCACCCTCGACATCTCCGCCCTCGACGACATCGAGGTGGCGGGCACGCGCGTGCGCGTGGGCGGGGGAGCCCAGTGGGGCGCCGTCGCCCGCGCGCTCGCCGAGCGCGGGCTGGGCATCAGCTCGGGCGACACCGCGTCGGTGGGCGTCGGCGGCCTCACCCTCGGCGGCGGCATCGGCTGGATGGTGCGCGCGTGGGGCCTCGCCGCCGACCAGCTCGCGGGCGCGCAGCTCATCACCGCCCGCGGCGACGTGGTGGAGGTGACGGATGCCTCGCACCCCGAGCTGCTGTGGGCGCTCCGCGGCGGCGGGGGCAACTTCGGCGTCGTCACCCGGTTCGACTTCGCGGCGCACGCGCTCGACGGCGTCGTGCACGCGGTGTACGGGATCGACGGCGATGCCCGCCCGATCATCCGCGCGCTGCGCGACCTGATGACCGACGCTCCACGCGAGCTCACGATCACCTACATGGACGTGCCTGCGATGGATCCGAGCGCACCGGCGGGGGCTTCGATCACGGCGGTGTGGATCGGTACCGATGAAGAGGCCGCGCGACGCGCACTCGCGCCGATCGCCGACGCGCCCGGGGTCACCGAACGCGAGTTCGGTGTGCAGGACTACCCCGACGTTCTCCTCGAAGCCCCCGAATTCGACCCCGAGCAGCCGATGCCCGGCTTCGTCGGCGGCAACACGCTGCTGCCGGTGCTCGACGACGATGCGATCGAGCGGCTGGTGTCGTTCCGCGAGCGGCACCCCGCCTCTGTCGCCTTCCTGCGGTCGCTGGGCGGCGCGTACGGCGACGTCGCCCAGCAAGACTCGGCGTTCCCGGCGCGCGACGCCACGTGGTTCGCCATGGCGGGCGCGTTCGACGTGCCGGGCATGCTCGACGACGAGGCCCGGGCGCAGGTCGTGGTCGAATGGGACGCGATCGAGGCGAAGGGGTCGGGCGTCTACGGCAATTTCACGGTGTCGACCGACGCGTCCATCGCCGACCGGATGTACCCGTCCGCGACCATGGCCCGTCTCGCGACCGTCAAGCGGGAATGGGACCCCGGGAACGTGTTCTGCCGCAACCACAATGTGAAGCCGGGTCCGAACGGTCAGGCAGGCTGA
- a CDS encoding SDR family oxidoreductase, giving the protein MTSILYIGGTGTISAACVRRSVALGHDVAVLNRGSARRPLPPEVELVEADIRDPAAVRAAIGSRRFDVVAEFLAFTPDHIATDLDLFEGRTGQYVFISSASAYEKPPRRVPVTESTPLRNPFWQYSRDKIACEDVLVGAHRERGLPVTIIRPSHTYDERLLPTLGHWNDIARMRAGRPVIVHGDGTSLWTITHADDFAVAFTGLLGNPAAIGEAFTITGTHAPTWNQIYGWLADAAGVASPDLVHVASDTIAAFEPELGPGLIGDKAHSMVFDVSKVTQLVPEFRTTVTFDEGARRILAYYDAHPEAQEIDEGRDAVFDRIAAHARSAG; this is encoded by the coding sequence GTGACGAGCATCCTCTACATCGGCGGTACCGGAACCATCAGCGCGGCGTGCGTGCGCCGCTCCGTCGCGCTGGGGCACGACGTCGCGGTCCTGAACCGCGGCAGTGCCCGGCGCCCGCTCCCGCCGGAGGTCGAGCTCGTCGAGGCCGATATCCGCGATCCCGCGGCCGTCCGGGCCGCGATCGGCAGCCGTCGGTTCGACGTGGTCGCCGAGTTCCTGGCGTTCACGCCCGACCACATCGCCACCGATCTCGACCTGTTCGAGGGCCGCACCGGGCAGTACGTGTTCATCAGCTCGGCATCCGCGTACGAAAAGCCGCCGCGCCGCGTGCCGGTGACCGAGTCCACGCCGCTGCGCAACCCGTTCTGGCAGTACTCGCGCGACAAGATCGCCTGCGAGGACGTGCTGGTCGGCGCGCACCGCGAGCGCGGCCTGCCGGTCACGATCATCCGGCCGTCGCACACCTACGACGAACGGCTGCTGCCCACCCTGGGCCACTGGAACGACATCGCCCGCATGCGGGCGGGCCGCCCCGTGATCGTCCACGGCGACGGCACGAGCCTGTGGACGATCACGCACGCCGACGACTTCGCCGTCGCTTTCACGGGGCTCCTCGGCAACCCCGCCGCGATCGGCGAGGCCTTCACGATCACGGGCACGCACGCGCCGACGTGGAACCAGATCTACGGCTGGCTGGCGGATGCCGCGGGTGTGGCCTCCCCCGACCTGGTACACGTCGCCTCCGACACCATCGCCGCGTTCGAGCCCGAACTCGGCCCCGGCCTCATCGGCGACAAGGCTCACTCCATGGTGTTCGACGTGTCGAAGGTGACGCAGCTCGTGCCGGAGTTCCGCACCACGGTGACGTTCGACGAGGGGGCGCGCCGCATCCTCGCGTACTACGACGCACACCCCGAGGCCCAGGAGATCGACGAGGGCCGCGATGCGGTCTTCGATCGCATCGCGGCCCATGCCCGCTCGGCGGGCTGA
- a CDS encoding ABC transporter ATP-binding protein, translating into MTMTDIEPPAAPDAAPQTQYRLEGVTRTFTQKGRVVKALAGVDLTIDAGDFVTIQGPTGGGKSTLLQLLGALDRPTAGSVHLDEIDIATANNRELGRIRAHEVGFVFQGFNLIPTLTAHENVDTALEPLGLSKDERGARVTGALTHVGLADRADHRPGELSGGQQQRVAIARAIVKRPRVLLADEPTGNLDESMRDEILAVLQSLNDEGLTLIVVTHDSAVAGRARRRLRLDRGTVRDITR; encoded by the coding sequence ATGACCATGACCGACATCGAGCCGCCAGCGGCTCCGGATGCTGCGCCCCAGACGCAGTACCGCCTCGAAGGCGTCACCCGCACCTTCACTCAGAAGGGCCGGGTCGTGAAGGCGCTCGCGGGCGTCGACCTCACCATCGACGCGGGCGATTTCGTCACGATCCAGGGACCGACCGGAGGCGGCAAGTCCACGCTCCTGCAGCTGCTCGGCGCGCTCGACCGGCCCACCGCCGGCTCGGTGCATCTCGACGAGATCGACATCGCGACCGCGAACAACCGCGAGCTCGGCCGCATCCGCGCGCACGAGGTCGGCTTCGTGTTCCAGGGCTTCAACCTCATCCCGACGCTCACGGCGCACGAGAACGTCGACACGGCGCTCGAGCCGCTGGGGCTGTCGAAGGACGAGCGTGGCGCCCGGGTCACCGGGGCGCTCACTCACGTCGGCCTCGCCGACCGCGCCGACCATCGCCCCGGTGAGCTGTCCGGCGGTCAGCAGCAGCGCGTCGCGATCGCGCGGGCGATCGTCAAGCGTCCGCGCGTGCTCCTCGCCGACGAGCCCACGGGCAACCTCGACGAGAGCATGCGCGACGAGATCCTCGCCGTGCTCCAGTCGCTCAACGACGAAGGGCTCACGCTCATCGTCGTGACGCACGACTCGGCGGTCGCCGGACGCGCCCGGCGGCGTCTGCGCCTCGACAGGGGGACGGTTCGCGACATCACGCGCTGA
- a CDS encoding ABC transporter permease → MYMTYLRRELAGRKKQTIIVAAGLAIAIALVMIVNSLAAGVSAAQAQALESVYGIGTDLTVTGSRAEPGEGGARFEFGEDGGSTTDDGTTELSQSRLMTDVMRGTLDAASVDTVAGVDGVAAASGALSLTNSTFTGELPQRPGDAVEGGTTQAEPPQQGEGGFGGGSFDVDSFTVLGIDPSADAVGPLSAVEVSDGRGLEAADEGAHVAVLDATYASTAELAVGDTIDVGGQDFEIVGVVASTSDDADTASNVYIPLGVAQELSGAGDVVSTVYVQAESSDAIASVQAALQEELPDATVSSQADLASTVSGSLSNASALITNLGTWLSVIVLAVALVLAVLFTISGVSRRTREFGTLKAIGWSNGRVVGQVAAESVVQGAVGGVVGLIIGFAGIALINLVSPTISTAPSAQSFGPGAEGGPMSGAGGAFGNAMQSAGTDIVLSAPITVWVVVAAVGIAVLGGLVAGVFGGWRAARLSPAEALRSVA, encoded by the coding sequence ATGTACATGACCTATCTGCGGCGGGAGCTGGCAGGCAGAAAGAAGCAGACGATCATCGTGGCCGCCGGCCTCGCGATAGCGATCGCGCTCGTGATGATCGTGAACTCGCTTGCCGCCGGTGTGAGCGCTGCCCAGGCGCAGGCGCTCGAGTCCGTGTACGGCATCGGCACCGACCTCACCGTCACCGGATCCCGGGCGGAGCCCGGCGAGGGCGGCGCGCGCTTCGAGTTCGGCGAGGACGGCGGCTCGACGACCGACGACGGCACGACGGAGCTGAGCCAGTCCCGCCTCATGACCGACGTCATGCGCGGCACGCTCGACGCTGCGAGCGTGGACACGGTCGCGGGAGTCGACGGTGTCGCCGCCGCGTCCGGCGCACTGAGCCTCACGAATTCGACGTTCACAGGAGAGCTGCCGCAGCGTCCGGGCGACGCGGTGGAGGGTGGCACGACGCAGGCGGAGCCGCCGCAGCAGGGTGAGGGCGGCTTCGGCGGCGGCTCGTTCGACGTCGACTCGTTCACCGTCCTGGGCATCGACCCCTCGGCGGACGCCGTCGGCCCGCTGTCAGCCGTCGAGGTATCCGACGGGCGCGGTCTCGAGGCAGCCGACGAGGGCGCCCACGTCGCCGTGCTCGACGCGACCTACGCGTCGACGGCCGAGCTCGCGGTGGGCGACACCATCGACGTCGGCGGCCAGGACTTCGAGATCGTCGGAGTCGTCGCCTCGACCTCGGATGACGCCGACACGGCATCGAACGTCTACATCCCGCTGGGGGTCGCGCAGGAACTCTCCGGCGCCGGCGATGTCGTGTCCACGGTGTACGTGCAGGCCGAGTCGTCCGACGCCATCGCCTCGGTGCAGGCCGCGCTCCAGGAGGAGCTGCCCGACGCCACCGTGAGCTCGCAGGCAGATCTCGCCTCGACCGTGTCGGGGTCGCTCTCCAACGCCTCGGCCCTCATCACGAACCTGGGCACGTGGCTCTCGGTCATCGTGCTCGCGGTCGCGCTCGTGCTCGCGGTCCTCTTCACGATCTCGGGAGTGTCGCGCCGCACGCGCGAGTTCGGCACGCTCAAGGCGATCGGCTGGTCCAACGGCCGCGTGGTCGGACAAGTGGCGGCGGAATCGGTCGTACAGGGCGCGGTCGGCGGCGTCGTCGGGCTCATCATCGGCTTCGCCGGCATCGCTCTGATCAACCTGGTCTCGCCGACGATCTCGACCGCGCCGTCGGCGCAGAGCTTCGGCCCCGGCGCCGAAGGCGGCCCGATGAGCGGCGCCGGTGGCGCGTTCGGCAACGCGATGCAGTCCGCGGGCACCGACATCGTGCTCTCGGCGCCGATCACCGTGTGGGTCGTCGTCGCGGCGGTCGGCATCGCGGTACTCGGCGGCCTCGTCGCCGGCGTGTTCGGCGGCTGGCGCGCGGCCCGGCTCAGCCCCGCCGAAGCACTGCGATCGGTCGCATGA
- a CDS encoding response regulator transcription factor, with protein sequence MSNPASALLRPDGSNLRVLVVDDEQMLTDLLSMALRMEGWEVRTAGSGFEALQSARDFEPDAMVLDVMMPDLDGMAVLQRLRQAGDDVPVLFLTAKDAVTDRVAGLTAGGDDYVTKPFSLEEVVARLRGLMRRAGTAHAAGAEPILRVGDLTLNEDSHEVERSGTEIELTATEFELLRYLMRNQRRVVSKAQILDRVWNYDFGGRSSVVELYISYLRKKIDAGHDPLIHTVRGVGYMIKAPQ encoded by the coding sequence ATGAGCAACCCCGCATCGGCCCTGCTGCGTCCCGACGGCTCGAACCTCCGTGTCCTCGTGGTCGACGATGAGCAGATGCTCACCGACCTGCTGTCGATGGCGCTGCGCATGGAGGGCTGGGAGGTCCGCACCGCGGGCTCCGGGTTCGAGGCACTGCAGTCGGCGCGCGATTTCGAGCCCGACGCGATGGTGCTCGACGTGATGATGCCCGACCTCGACGGCATGGCCGTGCTGCAGCGGCTGCGTCAGGCCGGCGACGATGTGCCTGTGCTGTTCCTGACCGCGAAAGACGCCGTCACCGACCGGGTCGCGGGGCTCACCGCCGGTGGCGACGACTACGTCACGAAGCCCTTCAGCCTCGAGGAGGTCGTGGCGCGCCTGCGCGGACTCATGCGCCGCGCCGGCACCGCGCACGCCGCGGGCGCCGAGCCGATCCTCCGCGTCGGCGACCTCACCCTCAACGAGGACAGTCACGAGGTCGAGCGCTCGGGCACCGAGATCGAGCTCACCGCGACCGAGTTCGAGCTGCTCCGCTACCTCATGCGCAACCAGCGCCGGGTCGTGTCGAAGGCGCAGATCCTCGACCGCGTCTGGAACTACGACTTCGGCGGCCGCTCGAGCGTCGTCGAGCTCTACATCTCGTACCTCCGCAAGAAGATCGACGCAGGCCACGATCCCCTCATCCACACCGTGCGCGGCGTCGGCTACATGATCAAGGCGCCGCAGTGA
- a CDS encoding sensor histidine kinase — MTDQKAPVVSASGTDASTGARARAEASRASVEDSRGALPRRAPWTLQRRLIVTVVGITSFILVLVAVATSAILGQVLEQQLDTEVNAELQSVDYMRGPVAGGLTAEEILEQQPRQPGYFLAVESLPNPPTAAVVDANGDVVALSEQQIAEISNSLQGQRGQFVVTIDDLGTYRIEGVSFGGTTIIVGLSRAGITETLSRMLITIGLLTAGGLLLLAVATAWTIRRGLAPLRAVADTAARVSSQQLDQGEVTISERVPARQADPRTEVGRVGAALNTLLDHVDESLTARQRNEERMRSFVADASHELRTPLASIRGYSELSLTALGRGQTTALETTEASLERIQAQSLRMTSLVEDLLLLARLDEGQELVYGTVDLTRLAIDAVGDVTPTGPDHEWVLEVGDEPVLIAGDTGRLHQVAANLLANARTHTPAGTTVTVSVSRDGDDAILRVQDDGPGIDPSIKDELFERFSRADRSRARQTGGTGLGLSIARAIVDAHGGSIRVSSEYGDTTFEVRLPARPIDPVTP; from the coding sequence GTGACGGACCAGAAGGCCCCGGTCGTCTCCGCGTCGGGGACGGATGCCTCGACCGGCGCACGCGCGCGAGCCGAGGCATCCCGTGCATCCGTCGAGGACTCCCGCGGTGCGCTCCCCCGACGCGCGCCGTGGACGCTCCAGCGCCGGCTCATCGTCACGGTGGTCGGCATCACGTCGTTCATCCTGGTGCTCGTCGCGGTCGCGACCAGCGCGATCCTCGGACAGGTGCTGGAACAACAGCTCGACACCGAGGTGAACGCCGAGCTCCAGAGCGTCGACTACATGCGAGGTCCCGTCGCCGGCGGCCTGACCGCGGAGGAGATCCTGGAGCAGCAGCCGCGTCAGCCCGGCTACTTCCTCGCGGTGGAGTCGCTCCCCAACCCACCGACCGCAGCCGTCGTCGACGCGAACGGCGACGTCGTCGCGCTGAGCGAACAACAGATCGCCGAGATCAGCAACAGCCTCCAGGGTCAGCGCGGCCAGTTCGTGGTGACGATCGACGACCTCGGGACCTACCGCATCGAGGGCGTGTCGTTCGGCGGCACGACGATTATCGTCGGACTGTCCCGCGCCGGGATCACCGAGACCCTCTCCCGGATGCTGATCACGATCGGCCTCCTCACGGCGGGCGGGCTGCTCCTCCTCGCCGTCGCGACCGCATGGACGATCCGCCGCGGCCTCGCGCCGCTGCGCGCCGTCGCCGACACCGCCGCGCGTGTGTCGTCGCAGCAGCTCGACCAGGGCGAGGTCACGATCTCCGAGCGCGTCCCCGCGCGCCAGGCCGATCCGCGCACCGAGGTGGGCCGGGTGGGCGCGGCGCTCAACACGCTGCTCGACCACGTCGACGAGTCCCTCACCGCCCGCCAGCGCAACGAAGAGCGCATGCGCAGCTTCGTCGCCGACGCCAGCCACGAGCTGCGCACTCCGCTCGCGTCGATCCGCGGCTACTCCGAGCTGTCGCTCACGGCGCTCGGCCGCGGTCAGACGACGGCTCTCGAGACGACCGAGGCGTCGCTGGAGCGCATCCAGGCGCAGTCGCTGCGCATGACCTCCCTCGTCGAGGACCTGCTGCTGCTCGCGCGGCTCGACGAAGGCCAGGAGCTCGTCTACGGCACCGTCGACCTCACCCGCCTCGCGATCGACGCGGTCGGTGACGTCACGCCGACGGGCCCCGACCACGAGTGGGTGCTCGAAGTGGGCGACGAGCCGGTGCTCATCGCGGGCGACACCGGACGCCTCCACCAGGTCGCCGCGAACCTGCTCGCGAACGCGCGTACGCACACGCCGGCCGGCACCACCGTCACCGTGAGCGTCTCGCGCGACGGCGACGACGCGATCCTCCGCGTGCAAGACGACGGTCCGGGGATCGACCCGTCGATCAAGGACGAGCTCTTCGAGCGCTTCTCCCGCGCCGATCGTTCGCGTGCCCGTCAGACCGGCGGCACCGGCCTCGGCCTCTCGATCGCCCGGGCCATCGTCGACGCGCACGGCGGCAGCATCCGTGTCTCCAGCGAGTACGGCGACACGACCTTCGAGGTTCGCCTGCCGGCGCGGCCGATCGACCCCGTCACCCCCTGA
- a CDS encoding FAD-dependent oxidoreductase: protein MTTLAALWNRAFAVLGRVSMYRLVYLALAALAIVALLLSFFDLVGPDPLQLIATLVVLSAVCVGADAAAQRVLNLPWRLESSLITAHILLFVLRPTYEVVGLLGIAIAAAVASLSKYVLAWRGRHIFNPAAVGATVLTLLSLAWPDLGASAWWVGTPALAAPVILLGLAVLVRTEKVRVIAVFLVVAVAVAVIRTSVQYQEAGLEIDALDLLWPVLWSSPFLFLGAFMLSEPLTLPPRRWQQFVVAGVVGVLAGWPIAIGDITLGQERALLVGNLVAFAFALRTAVRLTLVARSEPTPTVQELTFRVHDRLTFLPGQYLELEVPHRHPDARGTRREFSIASAPAELPFVKVAFKEGKTPKALSSYKKALALVEPGDELAITGVWGDFLLPKRDAAPILMVAAGIGVTPFVSQLGQARAKGLDRDVVLVYVASDSSELAYRDEIEASGARVVVFTRDRPADLPAHWTWAQGVRLDAEGLVQVVPDIAARHAYISGPAGLIAELAPALEKARSITTDAFSGY, encoded by the coding sequence ATGACCACCCTCGCTGCTCTCTGGAACCGCGCCTTCGCGGTGCTCGGCCGTGTGTCGATGTACCGCCTCGTCTACCTCGCACTCGCGGCGCTCGCCATCGTGGCGCTGCTGCTGTCGTTCTTCGATCTCGTCGGGCCTGACCCGCTGCAGCTGATCGCGACGCTCGTCGTGCTCTCGGCCGTGTGCGTGGGGGCGGATGCCGCCGCCCAACGTGTGCTGAACCTTCCCTGGCGCCTCGAATCGTCGCTGATCACCGCGCACATCCTGCTGTTCGTGCTGCGGCCCACGTACGAGGTGGTGGGACTCCTCGGCATCGCGATCGCGGCGGCTGTCGCCTCCCTGTCGAAGTACGTGCTCGCCTGGCGCGGACGCCACATCTTCAACCCCGCGGCGGTCGGTGCGACCGTCCTCACTCTGCTGAGCCTCGCCTGGCCAGACCTCGGGGCGTCGGCGTGGTGGGTGGGCACGCCTGCCCTCGCCGCGCCGGTGATCCTGCTGGGGCTCGCGGTGCTCGTACGCACCGAGAAGGTGAGGGTGATCGCGGTCTTCCTGGTCGTCGCCGTGGCGGTCGCGGTCATCCGCACCTCGGTCCAGTACCAGGAGGCAGGCCTCGAGATCGACGCGCTCGACCTCCTCTGGCCCGTGCTGTGGTCGTCGCCGTTCCTCTTCCTCGGCGCGTTCATGCTCTCCGAGCCGCTGACCCTCCCGCCCCGCCGCTGGCAGCAGTTCGTGGTCGCCGGCGTCGTGGGCGTGCTCGCGGGATGGCCGATCGCGATCGGCGACATCACCCTCGGTCAGGAGCGCGCGCTCCTCGTCGGCAATCTCGTCGCCTTCGCCTTCGCGCTCCGCACCGCGGTGAGGCTCACGCTCGTCGCTCGGTCCGAGCCGACCCCGACCGTGCAGGAGCTCACGTTCCGCGTCCACGACCGGCTCACGTTCCTGCCCGGCCAGTACCTCGAGCTCGAGGTGCCGCACCGCCATCCCGACGCGCGCGGCACCCGCCGCGAGTTCAGCATCGCGTCGGCGCCGGCCGAGCTGCCGTTTGTGAAGGTCGCCTTCAAGGAGGGCAAGACCCCCAAGGCACTGAGCTCGTACAAGAAGGCGCTCGCGCTGGTCGAACCCGGCGACGAGCTCGCGATCACCGGCGTGTGGGGAGACTTCCTGCTCCCCAAGCGCGACGCCGCGCCGATCCTGATGGTCGCCGCCGGCATCGGCGTGACGCCGTTCGTGTCGCAGCTCGGACAGGCGAGGGCGAAGGGCCTCGACCGTGACGTGGTCCTGGTCTACGTCGCGTCGGACTCCTCCGAGTTGGCGTACCGCGACGAGATCGAGGCATCCGGCGCCCGCGTCGTGGTGTTCACGCGCGACCGGCCCGCCGACCTGCCCGCCCACTGGACGTGGGCGCAGGGCGTGCGTCTCGACGCCGAAGGCCTTGTGCAGGTGGTCCCCGACATCGCCGCCCGCCACGCGTACATCTCCGGCCCGGCCGGTCTGATCGCCGAGCTCGCGCCCGCGCTCGAGAAGGCCCGCTCGATCACCACCGACGCCTTCAGCGGCTACTGA
- a CDS encoding MOSC domain-containing protein: MTEPLPGHVVAVSRDDAHRFSKPARESITLIAGIGVEADAHAGATVQHLSRIKRDPTAPNLRQVHLILAELFDHMAERGHQVTPGALGENITTAGIDLLGLPRGTRLELGEDAVIEITGLRNPCAQINELSEGLMKEVVHVDETGATVRLAGVMSVVLAGGVVRPGDSIRVLLAEGPHQPLQPV, encoded by the coding sequence GTGACCGAGCCCCTCCCCGGACACGTCGTCGCCGTGTCCCGCGACGACGCGCATCGCTTCAGCAAGCCGGCGCGCGAGAGCATCACCCTGATCGCCGGGATCGGCGTCGAGGCAGACGCGCACGCCGGCGCCACCGTGCAGCACCTCTCGCGCATCAAGCGGGACCCGACCGCCCCGAACCTCCGGCAGGTGCACCTCATCCTCGCCGAGCTGTTCGACCACATGGCCGAGCGCGGGCACCAGGTGACGCCCGGTGCTCTCGGCGAGAACATCACGACGGCCGGCATCGACCTGCTCGGTCTCCCGCGCGGCACACGGCTGGAACTCGGTGAGGACGCGGTGATCGAGATCACCGGGCTGCGGAACCCGTGCGCGCAGATCAACGAACTCTCTGAAGGGCTCATGAAAGAAGTGGTCCACGTCGACGAAACGGGCGCCACGGTGCGCCTGGCAGGGGTCATGTCGGTCGTGCTCGCGGGCGGCGTCGTGCGCCCCGGCGACAGCATCCGTGTCCTCCTGGCGGAAGGCCCCCACCAGCCTCTCCAGCCGGTGTGA